From a single Helicovermis profundi genomic region:
- a CDS encoding DUF6760 family protein: MVKYPEKKLYEEMSFISYYYHWSYEEVMNLEHKERKKWCSEISKINRKVNGDESKKNIFDVF; this comes from the coding sequence CTGGTAAAATATCCTGAAAAAAAACTTTATGAAGAAATGTCTTTTATTTCTTATTACTATCATTGGTCATATGAAGAGGTTATGAATCTTGAACATAAGGAAAGGAAAAAATGGTGTAGTGAAATATCAAAGATTAACCGTAAAGTAAATGGAGATGAAAGCAAAAAAAATATTTTCGATGTTTTTTGA
- a CDS encoding phage late control D family protein, with amino-acid sequence MTAFKIDKTKYDFMKLLKKYGDMGAPAFKVLIDGTDIVLKEYMAITKITVETNIDKADFVQFIVSNAYEVDKSSFKWTDKYFLPGKKVEIKLGYVDKFETVFIGVITSATFSIGENSTPNIIVGCMDKSFLMMKGKKYKLWTKMSYSEVVSKIAGNYKLTANVDKTELKYETIIQNFQTDYEFIMGLSKRSIREFFVSGDYLYFIDKYSSSASIITLGIGTDLVEFEYTMDIGEQLTSVEVNGYNNNKEVLKYVAKDIKKIGSGKNTGISLLKKIDSGNASYILSDYVTTKKEAETFAKSILYNQSMKFISSHAKLLGIPELRAGRYIKVEGMWNAKEVLFYIKSCTHEFDYDGYVTLLDMEGNSI; translated from the coding sequence ATGACTGCATTTAAAATTGATAAAACAAAATATGATTTTATGAAATTATTGAAAAAATATGGTGATATGGGTGCTCCTGCTTTTAAAGTATTAATTGACGGAACTGATATTGTTTTAAAAGAATATATGGCTATAACAAAAATAACGGTTGAAACAAACATTGATAAAGCTGATTTTGTCCAGTTTATTGTTTCTAATGCTTATGAAGTTGATAAATCATCATTTAAATGGACGGATAAATATTTTCTGCCTGGAAAAAAGGTAGAAATCAAACTAGGATATGTAGATAAATTTGAAACTGTATTTATAGGTGTAATTACATCTGCAACTTTCTCAATTGGTGAAAATTCAACCCCGAATATAATTGTTGGATGTATGGATAAATCTTTTTTAATGATGAAAGGCAAAAAATATAAACTCTGGACTAAAATGAGTTACTCAGAAGTAGTAAGTAAAATTGCTGGAAACTATAAATTGACTGCGAATGTAGATAAAACTGAATTGAAATATGAGACAATAATTCAAAATTTCCAAACTGATTACGAGTTTATTATGGGTTTATCTAAAAGAAGCATAAGAGAATTTTTTGTTAGTGGGGATTATTTATATTTTATTGATAAATATAGTAGTAGTGCGTCAATAATAACTTTAGGAATAGGAACTGATTTAGTTGAATTTGAATATACTATGGATATTGGTGAACAATTAACGTCTGTTGAAGTCAATGGTTATAATAATAATAAAGAAGTTTTAAAATACGTTGCTAAAGACATAAAAAAAATAGGTAGTGGAAAAAACACGGGAATTTCTTTATTAAAAAAAATAGATAGTGGAAATGCTTCATATATATTATCGGATTATGTAACTACAAAAAAAGAAGCTGAAACATTTGCAAAAAGCATTTTATATAATCAATCAATGAAATTCATATCATCTCATGCTAAATTACTTGGAATACCAGAATTAAGAGCTGGGCGCTATATTAAGGTTGAAGGTATGTGGAATGCAAAAGAAGTTTTATTTTATATAAAATCTTGTACTCATGAGTTCGATTATGATGGATATGTTACTTTGCTTGATATGGAGGGTAATTCAATATGA
- a CDS encoding phage tail sheath family protein — protein sequence MPEYLSPGVYIEEFESGGVPVAGVSTSTAGFLGLAQRGEAEGLPELVTSFADFQRKFGGYLPENQFGEYRFLSYSVEHFFINGGSRCYVMRATPDDAKSSVNEVYDFIKFNAKNQGSWGDRIRILIVPSSKAKTQIFEDFENGQYKLKSSIGFNEGDIVEFIDGEVKQINKVIMVQDNLVTFEKPFEGEVIDSEILPTKLLYTKEINIQISYGDEVENYEKASLNISKSNFIEKLLKKSNLIEVKVDSDFIKDTVTPFLKFAGEKPDREKVWIDLTDGSDGSLDKLSPANFIGSDNGPGKRSGIKSFIDNDDVSIMLVPGVTDPSVQLDLIAHCENKANRFAIIDIPKEIKKVNDLKQWRNMFDSSYAAAYHPWVKVFDPVDKTNIFIPPSGSVAGIYSRSDNTRGVHKAPANEVVRSCTSLDCQYSKGEQDILNPIGINLIRAFTGQGIRIWGARTLSSNAQWRYINVRRLFIFIEESVKRSTDWVVFEPNDAELWARVKRSLDNFLTGVWRDGALVGSSPSDAFFVKIDNTTMTQDDIDNGKLICIIGVSPVKPAEFVIFRFTQFTAEASGE from the coding sequence ATGCCAGAATATTTATCGCCAGGAGTTTACATTGAAGAATTTGAAAGTGGTGGAGTGCCTGTAGCTGGGGTTTCAACAAGTACAGCTGGTTTTTTAGGATTAGCACAAAGAGGAGAAGCTGAAGGATTACCAGAATTAGTTACTAGTTTTGCTGACTTTCAAAGAAAATTTGGTGGATATTTGCCAGAGAATCAATTTGGAGAATATAGATTCTTATCTTACTCTGTAGAACATTTTTTTATAAATGGTGGAAGCAGATGTTATGTAATGCGTGCTACGCCTGATGACGCAAAATCTTCAGTGAATGAAGTATATGATTTCATTAAATTTAATGCTAAAAATCAAGGGTCATGGGGAGACAGAATTAGAATATTAATTGTACCAAGTAGTAAAGCTAAAACTCAAATTTTTGAAGATTTTGAAAACGGACAATATAAGCTTAAAAGTTCAATTGGTTTTAATGAAGGAGACATTGTAGAATTTATTGACGGTGAAGTAAAACAAATTAATAAAGTTATAATGGTACAAGATAATCTTGTCACTTTTGAGAAGCCATTTGAAGGAGAAGTAATTGATAGTGAAATTCTGCCTACTAAATTGCTTTATACAAAAGAAATTAATATTCAGATATCATATGGTGATGAAGTAGAGAACTATGAAAAAGCCTCTTTAAATATTTCAAAGTCAAATTTTATTGAAAAACTATTAAAGAAATCAAATTTAATTGAAGTTAAAGTAGATAGTGATTTCATAAAAGACACAGTTACACCGTTTTTGAAATTTGCAGGTGAAAAACCTGATAGAGAAAAAGTTTGGATTGATTTAACAGATGGTAGCGATGGAAGTCTTGATAAATTAAGCCCTGCTAATTTTATAGGATCAGATAATGGCCCTGGTAAAAGAAGTGGTATAAAATCGTTTATTGATAATGATGATGTATCTATCATGTTAGTCCCCGGAGTTACAGATCCATCAGTTCAATTAGATTTAATAGCACATTGTGAAAATAAGGCAAATCGATTTGCAATAATTGATATTCCTAAAGAAATTAAGAAAGTAAATGATTTAAAACAATGGAGAAATATGTTTGATTCAAGTTATGCTGCTGCATATCATCCGTGGGTAAAAGTATTTGACCCTGTGGATAAAACAAATATTTTTATTCCTCCTTCAGGTTCTGTTGCTGGTATATATTCGAGAAGCGATAATACTAGAGGTGTACATAAAGCCCCTGCAAATGAGGTTGTAAGATCATGTACTTCATTAGATTGTCAGTATTCTAAAGGCGAACAGGATATATTAAACCCTATTGGAATTAATCTTATTAGAGCTTTTACAGGACAAGGTATTAGAATTTGGGGAGCAAGAACCTTGAGTTCTAATGCACAATGGAGATATATAAACGTTAGAAGATTATTTATTTTTATAGAGGAATCTGTAAAAAGAAGTACTGATTGGGTTGTATTTGAACCTAATGATGCAGAATTATGGGCAAGGGTTAAAAGAAGTCTTGATAACTTCTTAACTGGAGTTTGGAGAGATGGTGCACTTGTAGGCAGTAGTCCATCAGATGCCTTCTTTGTAAAAATTGATAATACAACAATGACACAAGATGATATAGATAATGGAAAATTAATCTGTATTATTGGAGTATCGCCTGTCAAACCAGCAGAATTTGTTATATTTAGATTTACTCAATTTACTGCTGAAGCTAGTGGTGAATAA
- a CDS encoding phage baseplate assembly protein V, with the protein MNFEGLDLNYKIENKNRFYGVTIGEVTNNQDPTKLGRVKIKIHDKFGDLETDWARITSSYTGKDRGLLILPEVGDEVLVVFRDGDMREPYVIGSLWNQKELPPEKNENGKNNIKILKTRKGHTITIDDDDKAGFIEIKTENGTSVLLDNKDKGKIKIFDKGKKATAEFDGNSGDVKISGNNKLTIDSKSSKIIVDGTKNEITITSSAKIGVKAAQIELKASGTLDIKSGGIVNIKGTLVKIN; encoded by the coding sequence ATGAATTTTGAAGGATTAGATTTAAATTACAAAATTGAAAACAAAAATAGGTTTTATGGAGTAACTATTGGTGAGGTTACAAATAATCAAGATCCTACTAAACTTGGAAGAGTAAAAATTAAAATTCATGATAAATTTGGAGATTTAGAAACTGATTGGGCAAGAATAACTAGTTCATATACTGGAAAAGATAGAGGGCTTTTGATATTACCTGAAGTTGGAGATGAAGTTTTAGTAGTATTTAGAGATGGTGATATGAGAGAACCTTATGTTATTGGAAGTTTATGGAATCAAAAAGAGCTTCCGCCTGAAAAAAATGAAAATGGAAAAAATAATATTAAAATATTGAAAACAAGAAAAGGGCATACAATTACAATTGATGATGATGATAAAGCAGGATTCATTGAAATTAAAACAGAAAATGGGACAAGTGTTTTACTTGATAATAAAGATAAAGGGAAAATTAAAATTTTCGATAAAGGGAAAAAAGCGACTGCTGAATTTGATGGTAATTCAGGAGATGTTAAAATAAGTGGCAATAATAAACTTACAATCGATTCAAAATCTTCTAAAATTATTGTAGATGGTACAAAAAATGAAATAACGATTACTTCATCAGCTAAAATTGGAGTGAAAGCAGCACAAATCGAATTAAAGGCAAGTGGTACATTAGATATTAAATCTGGTGGAATTGTTAATATCAAAGGTACATTAGTTAAAATTAACTAA
- a CDS encoding phage tail assembly protein: protein MAFQTIFEFTLPRGYIDKKGNLHKIGKMRLATASDEIAPLRDPRVVQNPNYLTIILLSKVITELGDLENIDTSVIENLFTADLGYLQELYNRINQYADASIDFKCPHCEKDIEVDMNFLGENINW, encoded by the coding sequence ATGGCATTTCAAACAATTTTCGAATTTACTTTACCAAGAGGATATATAGATAAAAAAGGTAATTTACACAAAATTGGTAAAATGAGATTAGCAACCGCTTCGGATGAAATAGCACCACTTAGAGATCCTCGTGTTGTACAAAATCCAAACTATCTTACTATTATTCTTCTATCGAAAGTCATAACTGAATTAGGTGATTTAGAAAATATAGACACTTCAGTTATTGAAAATCTATTTACTGCAGATCTTGGATATTTACAAGAATTATATAATAGAATAAATCAATATGCAGATGCAAGTATTGATTTTAAGTGTCCTCATTGTGAAAAAGATATTGAGGTTGATATGAATTTTTTGGGGGAGAACATAAACTGGTAA
- a CDS encoding GPW/gp25 family protein, which yields MDSSFLGTGWKFPIEVDSTTGRIKSSSFEEDIRESIFIILGTRKGERIMRPEFGSNINKYIFDIPDTTTITLITQEIKDSLQEWEPRITDVEVNIKTDEIENEKLLIDIRYKVRRTNNLFNLVYPFYISEGTKLE from the coding sequence ATGGATAGTTCTTTTTTAGGTACTGGTTGGAAATTTCCTATAGAAGTTGACTCCACGACAGGTAGAATAAAATCTTCTTCATTTGAAGAGGATATAAGAGAATCAATATTTATAATTTTAGGCACAAGAAAAGGTGAAAGGATAATGCGTCCAGAGTTTGGATCAAATATTAATAAATATATATTTGATATTCCAGATACGACAACTATTACATTAATTACTCAGGAAATAAAAGACTCATTACAAGAATGGGAGCCTAGAATAACAGATGTTGAGGTAAATATAAAAACAGACGAGATCGAAAATGAAAAACTATTGATTGATATTAGATATAAAGTAAGAAGAACTAATAATTTATTTAACCTAGTGTATCCTTTTTATATAAGTGAAGGTACAAAACTCGAATAA
- a CDS encoding phage tail protein produces the protein MAERKDPIRNFRFKVSVGGAEAGFNEVSGFDISIDVIEYREGDDKTTPNKLSGLSKYSNITLKHGVTDSMDLYNWIKDCVEGKIEKKVITVVALGEDATALATWEIVEAWPVKYTAPDFNGTGSEVAIESMEIAHEGLKRTA, from the coding sequence ATGGCTGAAAGAAAAGATCCAATAAGAAATTTTAGATTTAAAGTTTCAGTAGGTGGAGCGGAAGCAGGATTTAATGAAGTAAGTGGATTTGATATTTCAATTGATGTCATAGAGTATAGAGAGGGTGACGATAAAACAACACCAAATAAATTATCAGGTTTATCTAAGTATTCTAATATTACACTTAAACATGGTGTTACAGATTCTATGGATTTATATAACTGGATTAAAGATTGCGTCGAAGGTAAAATCGAAAAGAAAGTTATAACTGTTGTTGCACTTGGTGAAGATGCAACTGCACTAGCTACATGGGAAATCGTAGAAGCATGGCCTGTTAAGTATACTGCGCCTGATTTTAATGGTACCGGTTCAGAAGTTGCAATTGAGTCTATGGAAATTGCACATGAAGGATTAAAAAGAACAGCATAG
- a CDS encoding phage tail protein gives MAGKEDNLYGKDTSKRKVGLNFNFGLEIDGMVEISFMKVSGISSEVEFLTYNEGGVNDYEHHIPTKVKYSNIVLEKGVTKSDVLFKWFKRIQAGIIEKKNFSVILWNNEFKVIKRWNFIEGYPVKWSLSNFEALGNGVSIESIEFTHNGFNT, from the coding sequence ATGGCAGGAAAAGAAGATAATTTGTATGGTAAAGATACTAGTAAAAGAAAAGTTGGGTTAAATTTTAATTTTGGATTAGAAATTGATGGAATGGTTGAAATTAGTTTTATGAAGGTAAGTGGAATATCTTCTGAAGTTGAATTTCTAACCTATAATGAAGGTGGTGTTAACGACTACGAACATCATATTCCTACAAAAGTAAAATATTCAAATATTGTTCTAGAAAAAGGCGTTACAAAATCTGATGTGTTATTTAAGTGGTTCAAAAGAATTCAAGCTGGCATAATAGAAAAAAAGAATTTTTCTGTAATACTATGGAACAATGAATTTAAAGTTATTAAAAGATGGAATTTTATTGAAGGCTATCCAGTTAAATGGTCATTATCAAACTTTGAAGCTCTTGGAAATGGAGTGTCAATTGAAAGTATTGAATTTACACATAATGGATTCAATACATAA
- a CDS encoding CIS tube protein, with amino-acid sequence MAKKNKNNKAKILVLDKNKKVTKTLSVLYNPNKYTISKSNRFNTEKINNEDDPILQYASGDATKLSMELFFDTWHLKDTKSKKIEDVRIHTEEIRRLLYIDSDLHKPPLCKVVWGSLVFTGYLTDLTEVYTMFSSSGVPVRANLTVAFLGHKTLKEQLQRASKQSADRTKERILQEGDQLWNLSYEEYDDQSSWRSIAKANSIDNPRKLKTGKRIIIPSLE; translated from the coding sequence TTGGCTAAAAAAAATAAAAACAATAAAGCAAAAATATTAGTTCTTGATAAAAACAAAAAAGTAACAAAAACGTTGAGCGTATTATATAATCCAAACAAGTACACAATATCAAAAAGTAATAGATTTAACACAGAAAAAATAAATAATGAAGATGATCCTATTTTACAATATGCAAGTGGTGATGCGACAAAACTCTCAATGGAGTTATTCTTTGATACTTGGCATTTAAAAGATACAAAATCTAAAAAAATCGAAGATGTTAGAATTCATACAGAAGAAATAAGAAGATTACTATATATCGATTCTGATTTACACAAACCTCCATTATGTAAAGTTGTTTGGGGTAGCTTAGTTTTTACTGGGTATTTAACAGATCTTACAGAAGTATATACTATGTTTTCAAGTAGCGGAGTTCCAGTTAGAGCGAATTTGACGGTGGCGTTCTTGGGTCATAAAACTTTAAAAGAACAATTACAAAGAGCTTCTAAACAATCGGCTGATAGAACTAAAGAAAGAATTTTACAAGAAGGAGATCAACTTTGGAATCTCTCTTATGAAGAATATGATGACCAATCTAGTTGGAGAAGCATTGCAAAAGCAAATAGTATAGATAATCCGAGGAAATTAAAAACTGGGAAAAGAATAATTATACCTTCATTGGAGTGA